A DNA window from Ornithinimicrobium humiphilum contains the following coding sequences:
- a CDS encoding quinone oxidoreductase family protein yields the protein MRAVIVEQPGGPEALTVVERETPQPGPGEVVVDLAAGGVNFIDIYQRSGAYPLPLPFVGGNEGAGTVSAVGEGVTDVAVGDRVAWAMTVGTGYAEQAVVPAARLVPVPDAVDLETAAATMLQGMTAHYLVNSTFEAREGQTAVVTAAAGGVGLLLCQMLRDKGVRVIGTVGSEEKAELARANGATDTVLYREVDLAEEIRRLTDGQGVHVVYDGVGRDTFDAGLSVLRPRGFMVLFGAASGPVPPVDPQRLNAGGSLFLTRPSLAHYASDREELLWRGREVLEAVAGGRLTIRVGGRYPLAEAQRAHEDLEGGRTTGKLILVP from the coding sequence ATGCGTGCCGTCATCGTGGAGCAGCCCGGAGGGCCGGAGGCCCTCACCGTCGTCGAGCGTGAGACCCCGCAGCCGGGTCCGGGGGAGGTCGTGGTCGACCTCGCCGCCGGCGGCGTGAACTTCATCGACATCTACCAGCGCAGCGGGGCCTACCCCCTGCCGCTACCGTTCGTCGGCGGCAACGAGGGCGCGGGCACCGTCTCGGCCGTCGGCGAGGGCGTGACCGACGTCGCGGTCGGCGACCGGGTGGCCTGGGCCATGACCGTGGGCACCGGCTATGCCGAGCAGGCCGTCGTCCCGGCCGCCCGCCTCGTGCCCGTCCCCGACGCCGTCGACCTCGAGACCGCGGCGGCGACCATGCTCCAGGGCATGACCGCCCACTACCTGGTCAACTCCACCTTCGAGGCCCGCGAGGGTCAGACCGCCGTGGTCACCGCCGCCGCCGGTGGCGTGGGCCTGCTGCTGTGCCAGATGCTGCGCGACAAGGGCGTGCGGGTCATCGGCACCGTCGGGAGTGAGGAGAAGGCCGAGCTGGCCCGTGCCAACGGCGCGACCGACACCGTCCTCTACCGCGAGGTCGACCTCGCCGAGGAGATCCGGCGGCTCACCGACGGCCAGGGCGTGCACGTCGTCTACGACGGCGTCGGCCGCGACACCTTCGACGCCGGCCTGTCGGTGCTGCGCCCCCGCGGCTTCATGGTGCTCTTCGGCGCGGCGAGCGGCCCGGTGCCGCCGGTCGACCCCCAGCGGCTCAACGCCGGTGGCTCGCTCTTCCTGACCCGTCCGTCGCTCGCGCACTACGCGAGCGACCGCGAGGAGCTGCTCTGGCGCGGGCGCGAGGTGCTGGAGGCCGTCGCGGGCGGCCGCCTGACCATCCGGGTCGGCGGTCGCTACCCGCTGGCCGAGGCGCAGCGCGCCCACGAGGACCTCGAGGGCGGGCGCACCACCGGCAAGCTCATCCTCGTCCCCTGA
- a CDS encoding metal-dependent hydrolase family protein: protein MTSILFRGGTVLDGTGAAPSTGDVHVVDGRVAQVGTDLGVEADQVVDCTGATVLPGLFDCHVHFMFEQPDLMRVLQTPFSLPFFQAAHRMRATLETGITWVRDAGGADLGVAEAVRRGLTPGPRMQIAINMLSQTGGHGDDWHVCGAVLGLMSTHPGVPDSVVDGPEEMRKRVRELIRAGADVIKVATSGGVLSPLSNPLHGHFRDDEIAALVTEASAAGLHVMAHAQATDGIKTAVRGGIRSIEHGIYLDDEAIDLMLEHGTWLVPTLSAPRAVLAQAEAGAAISDRVLAKARMVAEVHDDSFRRAVEAGVKVAMGTDSGVGAHGTNLEEVRLMAELGLGAQGAWEATTRSAAELLGVDADHGTLEPGKVADVVVLDGAWDDLAGLRSRVRSVHVAGERVVDRDAGARA, encoded by the coding sequence ATGACGAGCATCCTCTTCCGCGGCGGCACGGTCCTCGACGGCACCGGGGCGGCCCCCTCGACCGGTGACGTGCACGTGGTGGACGGACGGGTGGCGCAGGTCGGCACCGACCTGGGGGTCGAGGCTGACCAGGTCGTCGACTGCACCGGCGCCACCGTGCTGCCCGGACTCTTCGACTGCCACGTCCACTTCATGTTCGAGCAGCCCGACCTCATGCGCGTGCTGCAGACGCCGTTCTCGCTGCCGTTCTTCCAGGCGGCGCACCGGATGCGGGCGACGCTGGAGACCGGCATCACCTGGGTGCGCGACGCCGGCGGCGCCGACCTGGGCGTCGCCGAGGCGGTGCGGCGCGGCCTGACGCCCGGGCCGCGGATGCAGATCGCGATCAACATGCTCAGCCAGACCGGCGGCCACGGCGACGACTGGCACGTCTGCGGTGCGGTGCTCGGGCTCATGTCCACCCACCCGGGCGTGCCCGACTCCGTCGTCGACGGCCCGGAGGAGATGCGCAAGCGGGTCCGCGAGCTGATCCGCGCCGGCGCCGACGTCATCAAGGTGGCGACCAGCGGCGGCGTCCTCTCGCCGCTGAGCAACCCGCTGCACGGCCACTTCCGCGACGACGAGATCGCGGCGCTGGTCACCGAGGCGAGCGCGGCCGGTCTGCACGTCATGGCGCACGCGCAGGCCACCGACGGCATCAAGACGGCGGTGCGCGGTGGTATCCGGTCGATCGAGCACGGCATCTACCTCGACGACGAGGCCATCGACCTCATGCTCGAGCACGGGACCTGGTTGGTGCCCACGCTGTCAGCGCCGCGGGCGGTGCTCGCGCAGGCCGAGGCCGGGGCGGCGATCTCCGACCGGGTGCTTGCCAAGGCCCGGATGGTCGCCGAGGTGCACGACGACTCCTTCCGCCGCGCGGTGGAGGCCGGTGTGAAGGTGGCGATGGGCACCGACTCCGGTGTCGGTGCGCACGGCACCAACCTCGAGGAGGTCCGCCTCATGGCCGAGCTCGGGCTGGGCGCCCAGGGCGCGTGGGAGGCCACGACGCGCTCGGCGGCCGAGCTGCTGGGCGTGGACGCCGACCACGGCACGCTGGAGCCGGGCAAGGTCGCCGACGTCGTCGTGCTCGACGGCGCCTGGGACGACCTGGCGGGCCTGCGGAGCCGGGTGCGCTCGGTCCACGTGGCGGGCGAGCGGGTGGTCGACCGCGACGCGGGGGCGAGGGCCTGA